The segment GAGTACATataatcttttattattttcagatagattttaattatttgctacaAATATATTATAGCATTGCGGTTCAGTTAAAATTCacattgttttcattttataaataccAACGAAATTATAACAGAGGTTTGGCACTTAAACTGGAAATAATCTAAGTTTGAGATTAGTGAAGGACTAAATAATCCTACGCTTCTGATTCAAGTTTAGTATTCAAAATACACATTAATTTAGTAGCAGAAAATACCACAAAATATTAGTTTGTTCGTCTTATCTTCTGTGCTTGGAAAATAATACTATAGTTAACCGACCCAAAAGCTTAGGAACGGGGAGAGATTCATATTTACAGACAGTCGTTTTATATCTCACAAGATTCGAATCCAAATTAACAGAGTTAACAGGTACCTGGACCAAGAATGGTTTCAaccaaaacattttacaaaGCGCAGCGTGACGAAAAATACTGTCTTTTATCTCGTTTGGTACAATTTCAATTCATCACTTTGGTTGGatcatattttgcaattatttgccCCAGTTGAGATAGTCCGGCCCGGCCGCTGCCCTGTACTCATCGACCAGCTCCTGGACCACGTTTCTTGAGCTATCTAACTCGTCCAAGTTGTTTTCAAACATTTGTTCCTTCCTGAACTGCTCCAAAAAGGCCTCTCTTTTACGCAGCTTGTCGTACTGTAGCAATGCACGCTCAAACAACtgcagaaagaaaaacaaaattcaattgacAGAATGTTCTCCATAAacttggatttaaaaaaaaaactttatacAATTAATGAAAGAAAGTTTAAGTTATCATCGCAGCTACAGgtataaaaaaaggatttttaactGTACTCACTGAGGAAATGTTCGTGTGATTGGCCAGCATGAGTCCTGAAACCCGGTGAGTACTAGGCAGGTAGGGGGAACGCCTTGAGCAGGCCACCTGCAGGGTCGCTGGACCCCAAGGAATGAACGAGACCATTTTGCGTTCGCGGATTCGTTGCCGGCTTTTGTGCACCTGTGTCGGATCAACTTCGCCCTGAAAATAGagcattaatattatataatttcaccaaataaataaagaactgtttgaattttaacgattttgagatcaattttcaattttgacagaATACTCACTTGGATAATGTTGAGAATTGAAATGTATTTGTGGTAGTTGTTCCTATCAGGCGCTGTGGAAACCATCATGTTTTTTGTCTGCAGCAGCCGTCGCATGACGTCCAACACAGACGTTTTCCTAACTGAAGTTtcctggaatttaaattaggtttGTCAACAAATTGAGATCATAAACTTTTTAAGGAtaacatttataaaatatcattgtgaaaatctaaaatttacagtcaGAGGTCAGAATTACCTctacatgcaaattttttctttaaaattgcctATTCTCTACCTCAATTTCActcaaaatttctctctgacagTTTTTTGAGTTGAGGttatgagcaaataattaacaaaatctCCAAACCTCATGATCGGAGGTGAGCGGCGTGTATCCAGTCATAAGAAAGTGCAGTCTGGGCGTAGGGATGAGGGGCGCGATGAGTCCGATCATGTCGTTGTTCATGAAGGACGGGTAACGCAGCGTGGCGGTGCTCACAGACATGATGGTGGAGACAAGCTTGTTGATCTGCGAGAAGGACGGGTTCTGGATGTGCAGCCGGTCGGCGGCAATGCGGTTGAGCGCCGTGTTGTCCAGCACCACCACGCAGTCGGCGTCCAGCGTCAGCCGCTTCAGGGTCAGGATCGAGTTGTACGGCTGCACCACCACGTCGCTCATGGTCTTCTCGTCCAAGTTGGGGAACACGCTGTACGTCTGAATAAACTTCTTGGGAAAGTGAT is part of the Cloeon dipterum chromosome 1, ieCloDipt1.1, whole genome shotgun sequence genome and harbors:
- the gammaTub23C gene encoding tubulin gamma-1 chain, with protein sequence MPCEMITLQLGQCGNQVGFEFWKQLCLEHGISPQGLLENFATEGHDRKDVFFYQADDEHYIPRAVLLDLEPRVINTIKNSEYAKLYNPENIYVSAQGGGAGNNWATGFHQGEKLQEEIFDIIDREADGSDSLEGFFLCHSIAGGTGSGMGSCILEKLTDHFPKKFIQTYSVFPNLDEKTMSDVVVQPYNSILTLKRLTLDADCVVVLDNTALNRIAADRLHIQNPSFSQINKLVSTIMSVSTATLRYPSFMNNDMIGLIAPLIPTPRLHFLMTGYTPLTSDHEETSVRKTSVLDVMRRLLQTKNMMVSTAPDRNNYHKYISILNIIQGEVDPTQVHKSRQRIRERKMVSFIPWGPATLQVACSRRSPYLPSTHRVSGLMLANHTNISSLFERALLQYDKLRKREAFLEQFRKEQMFENNLDELDSSRNVVQELVDEYRAAAGPDYLNWGK